A section of the Styela clava chromosome 9, kaStyClav1.hap1.2, whole genome shotgun sequence genome encodes:
- the LOC120339924 gene encoding uncharacterized protein LOC120339924 isoform X2 yields MADQNQPQEGANVNILGANIDELHAGHVNQIVAQADVVQAQAEVIHVDNVNIHMHFGDNAAPQAELQHDAPALQHQVQDDAPSAKPKMKKEGISSSSGLSSHMQSREQRNVNIKISNEDVLVAGSATYLQAEQDANVDIASSNIHMTAGEATITKGQGATTHFHGPVNIQIEHTDAAPSQPSTSSVPTGTPVQPLSDTGTAIAPVYRGISPAKGFFQQVTEKLFGGVRSFIDYFNWRTWKQTTVNVTESYKDQNLEEPEFEVNPKLNKVTGFYRGQMAPDITEYRKEQEFAVTQANENIGEVISPNELVQQLCEEGCRCVGLVGQAGGGKSTMMKRTARGVLVANELDNESKAKLGLFARLFKKQKNGFKFVHHLNFRDLLVSYGLTPEEALTPCTLLFGNFAPNLSDQTIRAGYEWLQQHQSEAIIFIDGLDQATWNLEGNYNKMTYTDKSSTATIMFNILSGNLFPDVTLVISSREHRMASLPLELRPPLIIALAGLERDDTKKLFTAVVGETGEESWKKMTFQSPALVPLSSVPLFLIFNAIVHKSNPENLPNTMTDVMTKLLHIFMRSSHTQEKKSIEIILHNLMKMSFEATREKRVIFNNTDLKNAGLTKEMVRDLIIEIPGGSSLLNQHLLEGDTLMFFSHQILQEMLAALYIANMDLATFQAFVTNEIHKEHWSVVLRLLCGTVFDQKIKAQFIKDLTTETGLEKQNCLKNALTTKINQCTKSYQKLELFGALYEANDAELIRSHVQEINFENESFTAAGMCAMSCVMRRCGHLEQVRLVNCELNAELLKNFEFNLKGSEVKVSEFDISLNPMSVEAFDIFGSVLTNIEVEKLVMHGCSLTEEKLRVLGRHSHLQIRALDIRTITNMTFDLYFAIVKFASEHGVKEILMDPWDYFKASKEQLLELSKWKVCGKIRVLDVRTITNMTFDLYLAIVKFASEHDVKELLMDPWDCFKASKNQLLELSKWKVCGKISIIDISQNPMDEEAFDALGDLLSNNEIDQLIAKNCKLTRGKLDALGSHSGLKLSRFDISENPMDEKGFNALGSLLTANNRALDLVMQNCLLTNKKLDALGSHSGLKINVLDVQSISRMPSDLCLTIFEFASRSGVKKILMDSLDFSKANKEQLKKLRKYKLCGKMSVIDISQNLMDEEAFDVLGDLLSNYEVDQLIAKNCQLTKAKLDALGSHSGLKLDILDVSENTNLGTADFGGVGSVVSKCQVKELSAGDCNLTAEKMKAFKENTGNAKLDKLDVSLNMYLGTASFGEVGLVVSQCHVKDFNARNCNLTAEGIRAFKENTCNAKIDSLNLSSNNVSKLGDEGLSTISEIVRKCQVKKLYMWFCIFNNDRLEKFKALIDVTGVEFDGF; encoded by the exons ATGGCAGATCAAAATCAACCACAAGAGGGAGCTAATGTGAACATTCTAG GTGCAAACATCGATGAACTGCATGCAGGACATGTAAATCAGATTGTTGCTCAGGCAGACGTAGTTCAAGCTCAAGCAGAAGTGATTCATGTAGACAACGTGAACATTCACATGCATTTTGGAGATAatg CAGCACCACAAGCTGAACTACAACATGATGCGCCTGCACTACAACATCAAGTGCAGGATGATGCACCATCGGCCAaaccaaaaatgaaaaaagaggGAATTTCCTCTTCATCAG GTTTGTCATCGCATATGCAAAGCAGAGAGCAACGCAacgtaaatataaaaataagcaATGAAGATGTGCTTGTGGCAG GTTCTGCAACATATTTGCAAGCAGAGCAAGATGCCAATGTTGATATTGCTTCATCAAACATTCACATGACTGCAG GTGAAGCAACGATAACTAAAGGGCAAGGAGCAACCACACATTTTCATGGCCCTGTCAACATCCAAATAGAACATACag ATGCAGCCCCTTCACAGCCTTCCACGTCATCAGTCCCAACTGGAACGCCTGTTCAACCATTGTCAGATACAGGCACAGCCATTGCTCCTGTGTATAGAGGAATTTCACCAGCAAAAG GCTTCTTCCAGCAAGTTACAGAGAAACTTTTTGGAG GTGTGAGAAGCTTCATTGATTATTTCAACTGGAGAACATGGAAGCAAACAACAGTCAATGTTACAGAAAGCTACAAAGATCAAAACTTGGAAGAACCTGAATTTGAGGTCAATCCCAAGTTAAACAAAGTGACTGGTTTTTACAGGGGCCAGATGGCACCTGATATCACAGAGTACAGAAAAGAACAAGAGTTCGCTGTCACACAGGCGAACGAAAACATTGGAGAAGTGATCTCACCAAATGAACTAGTCCAACAGCTGTGTGAAGAAGGTTGCCGATGCGTAGGACTAGTGGGTCAAGCTGGAGGGGGCAAGTCAACAATGATGAAACGTACTGCGCGAGGCGTTCTCGTCGCTAATGAACTGGATAACGAATCTAAAGCAAAACTGGGATTGTTTGCTCGGTTGTTCAAGAAACAGAAAAATGGATTCAAATTTGTTCATCACTTGAATTTCAGAGACCTCCTTGTTTCTTATGGTTTAACACCAGAAGAAGCTTTAACTCCATGTACTCTGCTTTTTGGAAACTTTGCACCCAATCTATCAGATCAAACTATAAGAGCGGGATATGAATGGCTTCAGCAACACCAATCAGAAgcaattatatttattgatgGCCTGGATCAGGCTACATGGAATCTAGAGGGAAATTACAATAAGATGACATATACTGATAAATCAAGTACTGCCACAATCATGTTTAATATCTTATCAGGCAATTTGTTCCCGGATGTAACATTAGTTATTTCTTCACGCGAACACAGGATGGCATCCCTTCCCCTGGAGCTACGACCCCCATTAATTATTGCTCTTGCTGGCCTTGAACGTGATGACACCAAAAAACTATTCACTGCTGTTGTAGGTGAAACAGGGGAAGAATCCTGGAAGAAGATGACGTTTCAGTCACCTGCACTCGTGCCATTGTCTTCTGTCCCTTTATTCTTGATTTTCAATGCAATCGTTCATAAATCCAACCCAGAGAATCTACCTAATACCATGACTGATGTAATGACAAAATTACTTCATATTTTCATGCGTTCCTCACACACTCAGGAGAAAAAATCGATTGAAATAATTCTTcacaatttgatgaaaatgtcATTTGAAGCCACTCGAGAAAAGCGagttattttcaacaatacCGATCTAAAAAACGCAGGACTTACAAAAGAAATGGTACGTGATCTCATCATAGAAATACCTGGAGGCAGCTCACTACTTAATCAACATCTTTTGGAAGGTGACACTCTGATGTTCTTTAGTCATCAAATCCTTCAAGAAATGTTAGCTGCTCTGTACATCGCCAACATGGATCTCGCAACTTTCCAAGCATTCGTCACTAATGAGATTCACAAAGAACACTGGTCCGTTGTTCTACGGCTCCTGTGTGGAACTGTTTTCGATCAAAAAATTAAAGCTCAATTCATCAAAGATCTTACAACTG agACTGGACTAGAAAAGCAAAATTGTCTCAAAAATGCACTCACAACTAAGATAAATCAATGTACGAAATCCTATCAGAAGTTGGAGTTGTTTGGTGCGTTATATGAAGCCAATGATGCCGAGCTCATTAGATCCCATGTTCAAGAAATCAACTTTGAAAATGAGTCTTTCACTGCAGCAGGAATGTGTGCAATGTCATGTGTCATGCGACGATGTGGCCATCTTGAACAAGTTCGCCTCGTCAATTGTGAGCTCAATgcagaattattgaaaaactttgAGTTCAACTTGAAAGGTTCTGAAGTGAAG GTGTCAGAATTTGATATCAGCTTAAATCCGATGTCCGTTGAAGCTTTTGATATCTTCGGTTCAGTTTTAACAAACATTGAAGTGGAAAAACTTGTTATGCATGGCTGCTCACTTACAGAAGAAAAGCTTCGTGTGCTTGGAAGGCATTCTCATTTACAG ATTCGCGCTCTGGATATTCGAACTATCACAAACATGACATTTGActtgtattttgcaattgtcAAGTTCGCATCTGAACATGGTGTCAAAGAAATTTTGATGGATCCGTGGGATTACTTCAAGGCAAGCAAAGAGCAGCTGTTGGAACTGAGTAAATGGAAAGTTTGTGGaaag ATCCGCGTTCTTGATGTTCGAACTATTACAAACATGACGTTTGATCTGTATCTTGCAATTGTCAAGTTCGCATCTGAACATGATGTCAAAGAACTTTTGATGGATCCGTGGGATTGCTTCAAAGCAAGCAAAAATCAGCTGCTGGAACTGAGTAAATGGAAAGTTTGTGGAAAG ATATCCATCATCGATATCAGCCAAAACCCAATGGACGAAGAAGCCTTTGATGCTCTAGGTGACCTTTTATCAAATAATGAAATTGAccaactcattgcaaaaaattgCAAGCTAACAAGAGGAAAGCTTGATGCTCTTGGAAGTCATTCTGGATTAAAA TTATCCAGGTTTGACATCAGTGAAAATCCAATGGATGAAAAAGGCTTCAATGCTCTTGGTTCTTTATTGACAGCAAATAATAGGGCTCTTGACCTTGTCATGCAAAATTGTCTACTCACAAATAAAAAACTAGACGCTCTTGGAAGTCACTCAGGATTAAag ATCAATGTTCTGGATGTTCAATCCATCAGCCGAATGCCATCTGATCTATGTCTTACAATATTTGAGTTTGCAAGTCGAAGTGGAGTCAAAAAAATTCTAATGGATTCGTTGGATTTCTCTAAAGCAAATAAAGAGCAATtaaagaaattaagaaaatacAAACTTTGTGGGAAG ATGTCTGTTATTGATATCAGTCAAAATTTAATGGACGAAGAAGCTTTTGATGTTCTTGGTGACCTTTTGTCAAACTATGAAGTTGAccaactcattgcaaaaaattgCCAGCTAACAAAAGCAAAACTTGATGCTCTTGGAAGTCATTCTGGATTAAAA ttggatATACTAGATGTCAGCGAAAACACTAATCTTGGCACTGCTGACTTTGGTGGAGTTGGATCAGTTGTATCTAAATGCCAGGTGAAAGAATTGTCGGCAGGGgattgcaatctgacagcagaaAAAATGAAAGCATTCAAGGAAAACACTGGTAATGCAAAG TTGGATAAACTAGATGTCAGTTTGAACATGTATCTTGGCACTGCAAGCTTTGGTGAAGTTGGATTAGTTGTTTCACAATGTCATGTGAAGGATTTTAATGCTCGGaattgcaatctgacagcagaaggAATAAGAGCATTCAAGGAAAACACTTGCAATGCCAAG ATCGACAGCTTGAATCTGAGTTCGAACAATGTCAGCAAACTCGGAGATGAAGGATTATCTACAATCAGTGAAATTGTTCGTAAATGCCAGGTTAAAAAATTGTACATGTGGTTTTGCATCTTCAACAATGATCGGTTGGAGAAATTCAAAGCATTGATTGATGTTACTGGGGTTGAGTTCGATGGCTTCTAG